From the genome of Tepidisphaeraceae bacterium:
CCAGCTTCCAGCCGATGCACGCGAACGTCTCGCTCAGCACGCGGGGCCGATTGTGGGCGTGCGCGATCGAGGCAACAAGCTTCTCGCTTATCTTGTCGTCGACCTCGTCGATCTTATCGACCGCAGGCACCTGCAAAGGCCGCAGCGATGCGAACGGGTCGGCGGTGTGGCGAACGAGCGTCGTCATCCATTCTTCAAGCAGCAGATGACCGGTCAGCGCGACACCGTGCTCCGCACACCATGATGCCAAACGACCGTAGAACCGGGACTCGAGCAGTTCGGCCACCGTTTGCCAATAGTCGACGCGGACCTGTCGACCCCGCTCTCCGAGGTCCTCCCAAAGCGCGGCCACCCAGGGTAACACATCGTAGCCGCGGCGACGCGCAAACTCGGCGACGAAGTCGCGCGTCCAAGGCACCGAGGCCGGCGCACGATCGAGGAAATTGTTGTAGAACCCAGGTTCGTCTACGAAGAAGCCCAGTACCGTCTTGCCGAAATGTCGCTCGAATCGCCGGCGGTACTGTTCGTGCGTGTAGGTGATGAACGCGTCGACGGCGTGGGGGTTCATCAGATCGACGTACGGTTGGCTGCTGTACGCCGCGTTGAAGTCGGTCGCCCGCTGCCGAAGGATGACGACGCACCAGTCACCGGCCGGTGGCGACCAATTGAGCTGATCGCCATCGATCAGCACCGCCACTGGCGGTTCCGGCGCGTACGAGAGCGTGTTGCCCTGTCCGTCATACCACGGCACATCGATGGGGCGATAATCTGCCCGCAGCGGATCGGGCGGGACCGGCTGAACCGACGCGATGCGCATCGCACACGCGAAGCGAACCTCATCGGGCCGGTCCAGCTTCGCGCGCACAGGCGCCCCATTGCGCGTGTAATGCCGCTCGGCCGCCAAATGTTGTCCTGCCCGCTCTGGGTCGTCGGCGATCACGCGACCACCCGCGTAGCCGCTGGGCCAGTTGTCCTCGTCGTAGATCCAGACCTTCATGCCAAGCCGTTCGGCTTCCTCGAT
Proteins encoded in this window:
- a CDS encoding glycosyl hydrolase — translated: MMNLHDLHEAFAAPSAEHRACPFWFWNGEMEPGEMRRQVQVMSDMGLGGFVIHARVGLAVPYLSDAWFDRCAVAIEEAERLGMKVWIYDEDNWPSGYAGGRVIADDPERAGQHLAAERHYTRNGAPVRAKLDRPDEVRFACAMRIASVQPVPPDPLRADYRPIDVPWYDGQGNTLSYAPEPPVAVLIDGDQLNWSPPAGDWCVVILRQRATDFNAAYSSQPYVDLMNPHAVDAFITYTHEQYRRRFERHFGKTVLGFFVDEPGFYNNFLDRAPASVPWTRDFVAEFARRRGYDVLPWVAALWEDLGERGRQVRVDYWQTVAELLESRFYGRLASWCAEHGVALTGHLLLEEWMTTLVRHTADPFASLRPLQVPAVDKIDEVDDKISEKLVASIAHAHNRPRVLSETFACIGWKLAPPYMRQIVDRQYVRGVNWLSCHGFYYSTEDWRKRECPPSEFFQ